The Peribacillus sp. FSL E2-0218 genome contains a region encoding:
- the ispG gene encoding flavodoxin-dependent (E)-4-hydroxy-3-methylbut-2-enyl-diphosphate synthase codes for MIHRTKTRPIKVGNLTIGGNNEVIVQSMTTTKTHDVEATVAEILRLEEAGCQIVRVACPDERAADAIPEIKKRINIPLVVDIHFDYKLALKAIEGGADKIRINPGNIGRREKVEAVVKAAKAKGIPIRIGVNAGSLEKKILDKYGYPTADGMIESALHHIKILEDLDFHDIIVSMKASDVNLAIEAYVKASKAFDYPLHLGITESGTLFSGTVKSAAGLGAILSQGIGSTVRVSLSADPVEEVKVARELLKVFGLASNMATLISCPTCGRIEIDLISIANEVEEYIQTIKAPIKVSVLGCAVNGPGEAREADIGIAGARGEGLLFRKGQIVRKVPEETMVEELKKEIDKIAEEYYEKQRAEAAAAALLNK; via the coding sequence ATCATACATCGCACCAAGACGCGGCCAATTAAAGTCGGAAACTTAACGATTGGCGGCAATAATGAAGTTATCGTACAAAGCATGACAACTACTAAAACACATGATGTTGAAGCAACTGTAGCAGAAATCCTTCGTCTTGAAGAGGCGGGATGTCAAATCGTCCGCGTCGCCTGTCCTGACGAAAGGGCTGCCGATGCAATCCCTGAAATAAAAAAACGGATAAACATTCCGCTTGTAGTCGATATACATTTCGATTATAAGCTGGCACTGAAGGCCATTGAAGGCGGAGCCGATAAAATCAGGATCAATCCTGGTAACATCGGACGCCGCGAAAAGGTCGAAGCAGTCGTTAAAGCGGCCAAAGCGAAAGGCATTCCAATCCGGATCGGGGTCAATGCCGGTTCCCTTGAGAAGAAGATCCTCGATAAATATGGCTACCCAACGGCAGATGGAATGATCGAAAGTGCCCTGCACCATATCAAGATCCTGGAAGATCTCGATTTTCATGACATCATCGTGTCCATGAAGGCCTCTGATGTGAATTTAGCCATCGAGGCATATGTAAAAGCTTCAAAAGCATTCGATTACCCGCTACACTTGGGAATCACCGAATCGGGTACCTTGTTCTCCGGAACGGTAAAAAGCGCCGCCGGTCTAGGTGCGATCCTAAGCCAGGGCATCGGAAGCACGGTGCGTGTTTCCCTTAGCGCGGATCCAGTCGAAGAAGTGAAGGTAGCTAGGGAGCTCCTGAAAGTATTCGGACTTGCTTCCAACATGGCCACTTTGATCTCCTGTCCGACTTGCGGTCGCATCGAGATCGATTTAATCTCCATCGCGAATGAGGTTGAAGAGTACATCCAGACGATTAAAGCTCCGATTAAGGTATCTGTGCTTGGTTGTGCGGTAAACGGTCCTGGTGAGGCCCGTGAAGCTGATATCGGCATAGCCGGTGCCCGCGGTGAAGGATTGTTGTTCAGAAAAGGGCAAATCGTACGGAAAGTGCCTGAAGAAACGATGGTCGAGGAACTGAAAAAGGAAATTGACAAAATTGCTGAAGAGTATTATGAAAAACAAAGAGCGGAAGCTGCCGCTGCAGCTTTATTGAATAAATAA
- a CDS encoding DUF308 domain-containing protein — MEKDPYSSVDDDIRLSKEDREPTIVDDPHHERYYNEDEPADDRRYENRGSVTNLDNRYHEEASAEISTMPRRSRSYKDESVVGADDSGDVASRGKVIGVVALIISILSLFMMPFLLGIAGIIVGIVARSRGSNLGTWAIGIGALSIIVGIFILPFF, encoded by the coding sequence ATGGAAAAAGATCCATACTCCAGTGTTGACGATGATATACGATTGAGCAAAGAAGACAGGGAACCGACTATTGTCGATGATCCGCATCATGAGCGGTATTATAATGAAGACGAACCTGCCGATGATCGCCGTTATGAAAATCGAGGGTCCGTGACCAATTTGGATAACCGTTATCACGAAGAAGCGTCAGCCGAGATTTCAACGATGCCTCGGAGAAGCAGGTCATATAAGGATGAGTCTGTAGTAGGGGCTGATGATTCCGGGGACGTCGCATCAAGAGGAAAAGTCATTGGTGTCGTAGCCTTGATCATTTCCATTTTATCGTTATTCATGATGCCTTTCCTTCTGGGGATTGCAGGGATCATTGTCGGGATAGTGGCCCGAAGCCGTGGATCGAACTTGGGTACATGGGCGATCGGCATTGGTGCCCTCTCCATCATCGTCGGCATATTCATTTTGCCGTTCTTTTAA
- a CDS encoding DUF1189 domain-containing protein — translation MNIFKQIWVSLYSPKDIASFQNQGIGKTILYVFFVSLLAFLPSAFYFGTMIVDGIDAMHETVSEDLPEFKIQNGTLTTKNDEPFSLNKDGYQIFVDGTGTMTPEDVAEKADEAVALLKSDLVFVSGGNVQSSPYSVLEGDNQEISAWLDSVESVLPIILPLLLLILYLFTASGIFIKVTIVAAFGLLFKNALGRPLSYRHLWRIAAYSITLSTIFFTVMDSFHATVPFASFISWFVTLMMLYLSIKETSADASMD, via the coding sequence TTGAACATATTCAAACAAATTTGGGTAAGCTTATATTCCCCTAAAGATATCGCTTCCTTTCAAAACCAAGGGATCGGCAAAACGATTTTATACGTATTTTTTGTAAGTCTCCTTGCCTTTCTTCCCTCTGCCTTTTATTTCGGTACAATGATCGTTGATGGGATAGATGCCATGCACGAAACAGTCTCGGAGGACTTACCGGAATTCAAGATCCAAAATGGTACATTGACGACAAAAAATGATGAGCCATTTAGCTTGAATAAAGATGGATATCAAATTTTCGTGGATGGAACCGGAACTATGACCCCGGAAGATGTGGCTGAAAAAGCTGACGAGGCTGTGGCCCTTTTAAAATCCGACCTTGTTTTCGTATCCGGGGGCAACGTGCAATCTTCCCCCTATTCTGTACTGGAAGGAGATAATCAGGAAATTTCAGCTTGGCTTGATTCCGTCGAGTCTGTACTGCCGATCATCCTCCCGTTGCTGCTCCTTATATTATACCTGTTCACTGCCAGTGGAATCTTCATAAAAGTGACAATCGTAGCCGCTTTCGGTCTCCTTTTCAAAAATGCCCTTGGCCGGCCGCTTTCATATAGGCATCTTTGGAGAATCGCTGCATACAGCATTACACTTTCGACCATTTTCTTCACCGTCATGGATTCGTTTCACGCCACGGTCCCATTCGCTTCGTTCATCAGCTGGTTCGTCACATTGATGATGCTTTATTTATCCATTAAAGAAACTTCGGCCGATGCCTCCATGGATTGA
- a CDS encoding anti-repressor SinI family protein, giving the protein MKTSYLDLQWLSLIMEAKEIGLTPKEISIFLDSCSNKQDVAHPPKNT; this is encoded by the coding sequence GTGAAGACAAGTTACCTTGATTTGCAGTGGTTGTCACTCATCATGGAGGCAAAAGAAATAGGTCTGACTCCTAAGGAAATCAGTATCTTTCTTGACTCCTGCTCAAATAAACAGGATGTTGCCCACCCCCCAAAAAATACTTGA
- a CDS encoding Fur family transcriptional regulator translates to MNVSTAMQLLKDKGFKHTGKREEMLQLFSSSDKYLTAKDVLENMKQDYPGLSFDTIYRNLSLFVELGIFETTELEGEKHFRFTCGHSSHHHHFICLNCGKTKEIEVCPMQELEDSLKDYDVSGHKFEIYGRCPACSVSVEA, encoded by the coding sequence ATGAACGTTTCTACGGCCATGCAATTACTAAAAGATAAAGGCTTTAAACATACTGGGAAGAGGGAAGAGATGCTTCAGCTTTTCTCTTCCAGCGATAAGTATTTAACAGCAAAAGATGTGCTGGAGAATATGAAACAGGATTATCCTGGATTGAGCTTTGATACGATTTACCGGAACCTTTCTTTGTTCGTTGAATTGGGGATATTTGAAACGACCGAGTTGGAAGGGGAAAAGCATTTCCGTTTTACATGCGGCCATTCTTCCCACCACCATCACTTCATTTGCTTGAATTGCGGTAAAACGAAAGAAATCGAAGTGTGCCCGATGCAGGAGCTGGAGGATAGCTTGAAGGACTACGACGTCTCGGGTCATAAATTTGAAATATACGGCCGCTGTCCCGCATGCAGTGTATCTGTAGAGGCCTAA